The Mucilaginibacter yixingensis genome window below encodes:
- a CDS encoding SDR family NAD(P)-dependent oxidoreductase yields the protein MDLQLKNKTALVTGSTAGIGYAIAKQLANEGAIVTVNGRTAERVNAAVEQIKKDTGNTQVNGLIADFAKPEEIAELIHKLPEVDILINNVGTFEPKAFADITDEDWLRFYEINVMSGVRLSRAYFNGMLQRNWGRIIFISSESALQIPTEMIHYGMTKTAQLAVARGLAELTRSTNVTVNTVLPGPTLSEGVGGFVEKLGADQNKTVEQVSAEFFQTIRPTSLIQRFLSTDEIANVVTFLSSPLASATNGAAVRAEGGLLKTAV from the coding sequence ATGGACTTACAACTGAAAAACAAAACTGCCCTGGTAACAGGCTCAACCGCAGGCATTGGCTATGCCATTGCCAAACAACTAGCTAACGAAGGAGCCATAGTAACCGTAAACGGCCGTACTGCCGAACGCGTAAATGCTGCCGTAGAACAAATAAAAAAAGACACCGGCAACACCCAGGTAAACGGCCTGATTGCCGATTTTGCCAAACCAGAAGAAATTGCCGAACTAATTCATAAGCTACCCGAAGTAGATATCTTAATTAACAATGTGGGCACCTTTGAGCCAAAAGCGTTTGCAGATATTACCGACGAAGATTGGCTGAGGTTTTATGAGATAAACGTAATGAGTGGTGTACGTCTGTCACGGGCCTATTTTAATGGGATGTTGCAGCGCAATTGGGGGCGCATCATTTTCATCTCCAGCGAATCTGCACTACAGATACCTACCGAAATGATTCATTACGGCATGACCAAAACAGCACAATTGGCCGTGGCCCGTGGCCTGGCCGAGCTGACCCGGTCTACCAATGTTACGGTAAATACGGTGTTGCCCGGCCCAACTCTGTCTGAAGGTGTTGGAGGTTTTGTAGAGAAACTGGGAGCCGACCAAAACAAAACCGTAGAGCAGGTGTCAGCAGAATTTTTCCAAACCATACGCCCCACCTCTCTAATTCAACGTTTTTTAAGTACCGATGAAATTGCCAATGTGGTAACATTCTTGTCCAGCCCGTTGGCATCTGCAACAAATGGTGCAGCTGTGCGTGCCGAGGGTGGTTTATTGAAGACGGCGGTGTAA
- a CDS encoding helix-turn-helix transcriptional regulator, giving the protein MATPELDVFQVIADPSRRQMLKMLSEQSLPINALAGHFEMSRPAVSKHVKILQNAGFISITDSGRERYCMLKQDGFKALQQWLEYYDNFWHNKLRNLETLMDLKEKKK; this is encoded by the coding sequence ATGGCAACGCCTGAACTGGACGTATTCCAGGTAATTGCTGACCCGAGCCGGCGACAGATGCTCAAAATGCTTTCGGAACAGAGCCTGCCTATTAATGCGCTGGCCGGACATTTTGAGATGAGCAGGCCCGCAGTATCCAAGCATGTCAAGATTCTGCAAAACGCGGGTTTCATTAGCATCACCGATTCGGGCCGCGAGCGGTATTGTATGCTGAAACAGGATGGCTTTAAAGCTTTGCAGCAATGGCTGGAATATTACGACAATTTCTGGCACAATAAACTACGCAACCTGGAGACTTTGATGGATCTGAAAGAGAAAAAGAAGTAA
- the kdsB gene encoding 3-deoxy-manno-octulosonate cytidylyltransferase: protein MKILGIIPARYASTRFPGKPLVDIDGKTMIQRVYEQAKKCSTLADVFVATDDQRIYDHVLSFGGKVVMTSDQHPSGTDRCAEVAAQHPEYEVVINIQGDEPYIDPEQISKLTACFAEPGTQLATLIKQIDTTEELYNFATPKVIINKNWEAIYFSRSPIPHVRGQEPQHWLYHNTYYKHIGIYGYKSDVLQQITKLPVSSLEKAESLEQLRWIENGYRIKVAETDLETFAVDIPADLDRLKKHR from the coding sequence ATGAAAATACTCGGCATCATCCCCGCACGCTATGCATCAACACGTTTCCCCGGCAAACCACTGGTTGATATTGATGGTAAAACTATGATCCAACGTGTGTATGAGCAGGCAAAAAAGTGCAGCACTCTGGCTGATGTATTTGTAGCCACGGATGATCAGCGCATTTATGACCACGTGCTGAGCTTTGGCGGCAAGGTGGTGATGACCTCAGACCAGCACCCCAGCGGTACCGACCGTTGTGCCGAGGTAGCCGCACAGCACCCGGAGTATGAGGTGGTGATTAATATTCAGGGCGATGAACCCTATATCGACCCAGAACAGATCAGCAAGCTTACCGCCTGCTTTGCAGAACCAGGCACACAACTGGCCACGCTCATCAAACAAATTGACACTACAGAAGAATTGTACAACTTTGCCACCCCAAAGGTGATCATCAATAAAAACTGGGAGGCTATTTACTTTTCGCGTTCGCCAATTCCGCATGTGCGCGGGCAGGAGCCGCAGCATTGGCTTTACCACAATACTTATTACAAACACATTGGTATTTACGGCTATAAAAGCGATGTATTACAGCAAATTACTAAGTTACCGGTATCATCATTAGAAAAAGCCGAAAGCCTGGAACAGCTACGCTGGATAGAGAACGGCTATCGCATCAAAGTAGCCGAAACCGATCTGGAAACCTTTGCAGTAGACATTCCGGCTGATCTGGATAGATTGAAGAAACACCGATAA
- the gatC gene encoding Asp-tRNA(Asn)/Glu-tRNA(Gln) amidotransferase subunit GatC has product MNIDQDTVEKIAHLSRLELTGEEKQEMIKDMNKILDFMDKLNEVDTSAVEPLVYMSNGINVLREDVVKHPITHEEALFNAPDKDADFFHVAKVIG; this is encoded by the coding sequence ATGAACATAGATCAGGATACCGTTGAAAAGATTGCGCACCTGTCTCGCCTGGAACTAACCGGCGAAGAAAAACAGGAGATGATAAAGGATATGAACAAGATCCTTGATTTTATGGACAAGCTGAACGAGGTGGATACCAGTGCTGTTGAGCCCCTGGTGTACATGAGCAACGGCATCAACGTGCTGCGCGAAGACGTAGTGAAACACCCCATTACCCACGAAGAAGCCCTGTTTAACGCGCCCGACAAGGATGCCGACTTTTTCCACGTGGCGAAGGTGATTGGGTAA
- a CDS encoding adenylate/guanylate cyclase domain-containing protein: METNFDLICKNAGASVALHQPDERQELAILFLDVRNFTGLMESQSTQTVIQVVRRLFTAFNQIVKSFKGKVVEVAGDSLYAVFGLQSNLKDAVNDAYQAARIIFQTVDLFNDAYTEPYYGYPLQIGVGLHAGEVFVGEFGLDGAPQLSVMGLPVNIASRLQAQTKPLNNDLIVSEDVYRQLEITDGFEQQAVALQGITGLQHVRLAGKPYKAKALPVAVEMDYLLAISG, from the coding sequence ATGGAAACGAATTTTGACCTGATATGTAAAAACGCCGGCGCCTCGGTAGCGCTGCACCAGCCAGACGAGCGGCAGGAACTGGCGATATTGTTCCTTGACGTTCGGAATTTTACCGGATTGATGGAATCGCAATCAACCCAAACGGTAATACAAGTGGTGCGCCGCCTGTTTACCGCCTTTAACCAGATTGTTAAAAGCTTTAAAGGCAAAGTGGTAGAAGTAGCCGGCGATAGTCTATACGCTGTTTTTGGTCTGCAAAGTAACCTGAAGGATGCTGTGAACGATGCCTACCAGGCCGCCCGCATTATCTTCCAAACGGTAGATCTATTTAACGATGCTTATACCGAGCCTTACTATGGCTACCCGCTGCAAATAGGCGTTGGCCTGCACGCCGGCGAAGTATTTGTGGGCGAGTTCGGGCTGGATGGTGCACCGCAACTCTCAGTAATGGGCTTACCTGTTAACATCGCATCGCGCCTGCAGGCGCAAACCAAACCACTGAATAACGATCTGATCGTATCTGAAGATGTATATCGCCAACTGGAAATAACCGATGGCTTTGAACAGCAAGCGGTGGCATTGCAGGGCATAACCGGTTTACAACATGTACGCCTGGCCGGTAAACCATACAAAGCCAAAGCGCTGCCGGTTGCAGTGGAGATGGATTATTTGCTGGCGATATCGGGATAA
- a CDS encoding SRPBCC domain-containing protein — MSKAIKHTYYFTYPPEVVWKYLTTSELIEQWLMKNTFKLEADYEFTFSTMPLPQFNFDGNVFCKVLEIVPLEKLSYSWAGGPAPGQITLESVVTWTLVPTDNGTELHLEHRGFKEENTPIFNAMNHGWQEILPKIDKLIKAEKDGNA, encoded by the coding sequence ATGTCAAAAGCTATTAAACACACCTATTACTTCACTTACCCGCCAGAGGTGGTTTGGAAGTATCTTACCACATCAGAGTTGATTGAGCAATGGCTGATGAAAAACACCTTTAAACTGGAAGCTGATTACGAGTTTACCTTCAGTACCATGCCACTCCCGCAGTTTAATTTTGATGGCAATGTTTTCTGTAAAGTACTGGAGATTGTTCCGCTGGAGAAACTCTCCTACTCTTGGGCAGGCGGCCCCGCACCGGGACAAATTACCCTGGAGTCTGTAGTAACCTGGACGCTGGTGCCTACCGATAACGGCACTGAACTGCACCTGGAGCACCGCGGGTTTAAAGAAGAAAACACACCGATTTTCAACGCTATGAACCACGGCTGGCAAGAGATTCTTCCAAAAATTGATAAGCTGATTAAAGCAGAAAAAGATGGCAACGCCTGA
- a CDS encoding 1-acyl-sn-glycerol-3-phosphate acyltransferase, protein MKRILKRAHSLVYQGFVILVFFLLWPLFYYYSRKPERYPVLNKLRGRVSFVSSALAGIFYKFHFETKIDWSRTYIICPNHTSNLDINAQNILIKNNYAFLGKDELLDNPVTRIFFKTVDIPVNRESNISSFRAFKKAEERLKNGTTMVIFPEGAIADHYPPQLIPFKNGPFRLAIALKIPIIPVTSPDIWKVLWDSGDQLGSRPGVCNIYIHKPIETAHLTIDDADKLKDEVYSLMKHKLENEI, encoded by the coding sequence ATGAAACGTATATTGAAGCGTGCCCACTCGCTGGTATATCAGGGCTTTGTTATCCTGGTTTTCTTTTTGCTGTGGCCGCTATTCTATTATTACTCGCGCAAGCCGGAGCGTTATCCGGTGCTTAATAAACTGAGGGGCAGGGTTTCATTTGTGTCATCGGCGTTGGCGGGTATCTTTTATAAATTTCATTTTGAAACGAAGATTGACTGGAGCCGTACCTATATCATCTGCCCAAACCATACCTCAAACCTGGATATCAACGCGCAGAACATCCTCATCAAAAACAACTATGCTTTTTTAGGGAAAGATGAGTTGCTGGATAACCCGGTTACCCGTATTTTCTTTAAAACGGTGGATATTCCGGTAAACCGGGAGAGTAATATTTCCTCGTTCCGCGCCTTTAAAAAAGCTGAAGAACGCTTGAAAAATGGCACCACAATGGTTATCTTTCCTGAAGGAGCCATAGCAGATCATTACCCACCGCAACTGATTCCGTTTAAAAATGGGCCGTTCAGGTTGGCAATAGCGTTGAAAATACCAATCATTCCCGTAACTTCGCCAGATATATGGAAGGTGTTGTGGGATAGTGGTGATCAGCTGGGCAGTCGCCCCGGTGTATGCAACATATACATACACAAACCAATTGAAACCGCACATTTAACTATAGATGATGCTGATAAACTGAAAGATGAGGTTTACAGCCTGATGAAACACAAACTGGAAAACGAGATATGA
- a CDS encoding deoxynucleoside kinase, whose protein sequence is MHIAIVGNIGAGKTTLTELLAKNYGWEPLYEAVDNNPYLEDFYSDMKRWSFNLQIYFLNSRFQQIVDIQKGNRNILQDRTIYEDAFIFAENLHDMGLMTSRDYENYRAIFDNITSFIKPPDLLIYLKASVPTLVNNIQRRGREYEIGIRIDYLSKLNEKYDKWIKGYNLGKLLVLDKDNLDFANNPEDLGNIIQMVEREINGLF, encoded by the coding sequence ATGCACATAGCTATTGTAGGAAATATAGGCGCCGGCAAAACTACTTTGACCGAGCTGCTGGCAAAAAATTATGGATGGGAACCGCTTTATGAGGCGGTAGATAACAACCCCTACCTGGAAGATTTTTACAGCGACATGAAACGCTGGAGTTTTAACCTGCAGATCTATTTCCTCAATAGCCGTTTCCAGCAGATTGTTGACATTCAGAAAGGCAACCGCAATATTTTGCAGGATCGTACCATTTATGAGGATGCCTTCATTTTTGCAGAAAACCTGCACGATATGGGCCTGATGACCAGTCGCGATTATGAAAATTATCGCGCCATTTTTGATAACATCACCTCGTTCATCAAACCGCCCGATCTGTTAATCTACCTTAAAGCATCGGTACCTACGCTGGTGAACAACATTCAGCGCCGTGGCCGCGAGTACGAAATTGGCATCCGCATTGACTATCTCTCAAAACTAAACGAGAAGTATGACAAATGGATAAAAGGCTACAACCTGGGTAAACTGCTGGTTCTGGATAAAGACAATCTTGATTTTGCCAATAACCCCGAAGATCTGGGTAACATTATCCAGATGGTGGAACGCGAGATTAACGGGCTGTTTTAG
- a CDS encoding penicillin acylase family protein: protein MKVFKAILSIAVTLLLISALEFKWGSLPPIAPLINPNTGFWQNAESKYIDHQKTLKLDGIKGKVTVQYDENMVPHIFAENEHDLYFAQGYITATDRLWQMDIQTRQAAGRLSEVIGPKTLEIDRYHRRTGMVYAAEQSLKLVMQDPRSRDMVLAYTEGVNAYIHQLWKRDYPLEFKLLDYQPEEWKPINCLLLLKLMTETLAGHTDAAAMTNVLKKYGLAVVKDLYPDYPFREKPIIPEGTPWNFKPLQQPRPSTSYLAQTGQDGKYVPKPEGIGSNNWAVAGSKTASGYPILANDPHLDITLPSIWYQLQLSAPGVNVNGVSIPGSPCVIIGYNNKVSWGVTNVGADVLDFYKIDFKDATRNQYRYGDGWRTTTKRVETIGVRGQHAIIDTVVYTHQGPIVYNDATERPAMYADIPVNCAMRWIAYEPSVDILCFYQLNRAQNYDDYRKALTNWSAPGQNFIFADADKDIAITVNGRFPLKYKDQGKFILNGADPGDDWQGWIPFEQNPTAKNPVQGYLTSANQSSTDQTYPYYLNWSFAPYERGKRINDRLTAMTHATIDSMRILQTDTYSISAQNTLPAMIGYLNTNNLNATEQHALDTLKKWNKHYDASSVAATIMAAWWQDFYTKIWDDNFDLKKKVLFPPNRDRTVELLLKDPTSHWFDDIRTRQKETCADLVNASFRDVVKGLVKQLGPQSDKWQWGHVNPAQINHLTRQAGLGTDIFYAGGMGSAVNALNDGHGPSWRMVVQTGPQMQGYGIYPGGESGNPGSFHYTDMVPYWQKGQLKPLLFMQSADEKSDRIKKTLTISSK from the coding sequence ATGAAGGTTTTTAAAGCCATATTGTCTATTGCAGTTACCCTGTTGCTTATCTCCGCTTTGGAGTTCAAGTGGGGATCGCTGCCGCCTATTGCTCCGCTCATCAATCCTAATACCGGTTTCTGGCAAAATGCCGAAAGCAAGTATATTGATCACCAAAAAACATTGAAACTTGATGGCATTAAGGGCAAAGTGACCGTACAATATGACGAGAACATGGTGCCCCACATTTTTGCAGAGAACGAGCACGACCTATACTTTGCCCAGGGCTACATTACCGCTACCGACCGCCTGTGGCAGATGGATATCCAAACGCGCCAGGCCGCCGGCAGACTAAGCGAGGTGATTGGCCCGAAAACTTTGGAGATTGACCGCTACCACCGCCGCACCGGCATGGTTTACGCGGCAGAGCAAAGCCTTAAACTGGTAATGCAGGATCCGCGCAGTCGTGACATGGTTTTGGCTTATACCGAAGGGGTGAACGCCTACATCCATCAACTCTGGAAACGCGATTATCCGCTGGAGTTTAAACTGCTGGACTACCAACCTGAAGAATGGAAACCCATTAACTGTCTGCTGCTGCTTAAACTGATGACCGAAACGCTGGCCGGTCATACCGACGCCGCTGCCATGACCAACGTGCTCAAAAAATATGGCCTGGCAGTAGTTAAAGATCTTTATCCCGATTATCCTTTCCGCGAAAAGCCGATCATTCCCGAAGGTACGCCATGGAATTTCAAGCCGTTACAGCAGCCCAGACCGTCCACCAGTTACCTGGCGCAGACAGGGCAAGATGGCAAATATGTACCAAAACCCGAAGGTATTGGCAGTAACAACTGGGCCGTAGCGGGCAGCAAAACAGCCAGCGGCTACCCTATTCTGGCTAATGATCCGCATTTAGATATTACGCTGCCGTCAATTTGGTATCAGTTGCAATTATCAGCACCGGGGGTTAATGTGAACGGGGTGTCTATCCCGGGATCGCCCTGCGTTATCATCGGCTACAACAATAAGGTAAGCTGGGGCGTAACCAACGTAGGTGCAGATGTGCTTGATTTTTATAAGATTGATTTTAAAGATGCCACACGCAACCAGTACCGCTACGGTGATGGCTGGCGCACCACCACCAAACGCGTAGAAACAATTGGCGTGCGCGGTCAACATGCAATTATTGATACCGTTGTTTATACACACCAGGGGCCTATAGTTTATAACGATGCAACAGAGCGCCCTGCTATGTATGCCGATATACCCGTTAACTGTGCCATGCGATGGATTGCTTACGAGCCATCGGTAGATATTCTTTGCTTTTATCAGCTCAACCGTGCGCAGAATTATGACGATTACCGCAAGGCATTGACCAACTGGAGCGCGCCCGGACAGAATTTTATTTTTGCTGACGCGGATAAAGACATTGCCATCACCGTAAACGGCCGTTTCCCGCTTAAATACAAAGATCAGGGCAAGTTTATCCTTAACGGTGCCGACCCGGGCGATGACTGGCAGGGCTGGATTCCGTTTGAGCAAAACCCGACGGCCAAAAACCCAGTGCAGGGATACCTGACATCGGCCAATCAATCATCAACAGATCAAACCTATCCTTACTACCTTAACTGGAGCTTTGCGCCATACGAGCGTGGCAAACGCATTAATGACCGCCTCACTGCCATGACTCATGCTACTATAGACAGTATGCGCATCCTGCAAACCGATACTTACAGCATCTCTGCACAGAACACACTGCCGGCTATGATTGGTTACTTGAATACCAATAATCTTAATGCCACGGAGCAACATGCGCTGGATACATTGAAAAAATGGAACAAGCATTATGATGCCAGCTCTGTAGCAGCAACCATTATGGCCGCCTGGTGGCAGGATTTTTACACCAAGATTTGGGACGATAACTTCGACCTGAAAAAGAAAGTACTCTTCCCTCCTAACCGCGATCGTACGGTTGAGCTATTGCTGAAAGACCCTACCTCGCACTGGTTTGATGACATCCGCACGCGCCAAAAAGAAACCTGCGCCGATCTGGTGAACGCATCCTTCCGAGACGTGGTTAAAGGCCTGGTAAAACAACTTGGCCCGCAGAGCGATAAATGGCAATGGGGCCACGTTAACCCGGCACAGATTAACCACCTGACCCGTCAGGCTGGCCTGGGAACTGATATTTTTTATGCCGGAGGCATGGGCTCGGCCGTTAATGCATTGAACGACGGGCACGGGCCGTCATGGCGCATGGTAGTGCAAACCGGCCCGCAGATGCAGGGCTACGGTATTTACCCGGGCGGCGAGAGCGGCAATCCCGGCAGTTTTCATTATACAGATATGGTGCCTTACTGGCAAAAAGGCCAGCTGAAACCACTGTTATTCATGCAATCGGCTGATGAAAAATCAGATCGCATTAAAAAAACTTTAACCATTAGCAGCAAGTAA
- a CDS encoding ABC transporter ATP-binding protein — MEPLITIKDIGRKYVIGAEVIHALKSVTLTINKGEFVALMGPSGSGKSTLMNILGCLDTPTKGQYVLNGIDVSRMTDGQLAEVRNAEIGFVFQTFNLLPRNTALDNVALPLIYAGINKENRKKRAEAALTNVGLEHRMDHKPNELSGGQRQRVAVARALINDPSIILADEPTGNLDTKTSIEIMGLLEDIHAKGNTIILVTHEEDIARHAHRIVRMRDGLIEDDYLNTNIHKVERDTAKL; from the coding sequence ATGGAGCCATTAATAACCATTAAAGATATCGGGCGAAAATATGTAATAGGTGCGGAGGTAATCCACGCGCTTAAATCGGTTACGCTTACTATCAATAAAGGTGAATTTGTGGCGCTGATGGGCCCCTCTGGCTCAGGTAAATCAACCTTGATGAATATTCTGGGTTGTTTGGATACGCCCACCAAGGGCCAATATGTTTTGAACGGTATTGACGTGAGCCGTATGACCGATGGTCAGCTGGCCGAGGTGCGCAATGCCGAGATTGGTTTTGTTTTTCAAACTTTTAACCTGCTACCGCGCAATACCGCGCTCGATAATGTGGCCCTGCCGCTTATTTATGCAGGTATTAATAAAGAAAATCGTAAAAAACGTGCCGAGGCTGCACTTACCAATGTAGGGTTGGAGCATCGTATGGATCATAAACCTAACGAGCTTTCAGGCGGTCAGCGCCAGCGTGTGGCTGTGGCCCGCGCACTGATTAATGATCCATCCATCATCCTGGCCGACGAGCCTACCGGTAACCTGGATACCAAGACCTCTATAGAAATTATGGGCCTGCTGGAAGACATCCACGCCAAAGGTAATACCATCATCCTGGTAACGCACGAGGAAGACATTGCCCGCCACGCCCACCGCATTGTGCGCATGCGCGATGGTTTGATAGAGGATGATTACCTGAACACCAATATCCACAAGGTGGAGCGGGATACGGCGAAGCTATAG
- the trpS gene encoding tryptophan--tRNA ligase — protein METVVSGIRSTGKLHLGNYYGAIQNFVKMQHEYNCYFFIADLHSLTTHPTPGDLHGNVKQVLVEYLAAGIDPEQATIYIQSDVTEIAELYLYLNMNAYLGELERATSFKDKVRANPDNVNAGLLTYPVLMAADIIIHKATKVPVGKDQEQHLEMARTFGNRFNRLYNNEYFPEPYAFSFGESLVKIPGLDGKGKMGKSEGEANAVYLSDPPEVIRKKVMRAVTDGGPTIENQEKPVEIQNLFDLMKVVSTQDTHDHFNDLYNKMQIRYGDLKKQLAEDMIIATTPIRDRINDIAADTEYLRRVARQGADKARESARRTINDVREIIGFRKF, from the coding sequence ATGGAAACTGTTGTTAGTGGTATCCGGTCTACCGGTAAATTACATTTAGGGAATTATTACGGAGCAATTCAGAACTTCGTAAAGATGCAGCACGAGTATAATTGCTACTTTTTTATAGCCGATCTGCACTCGCTCACCACGCACCCTACCCCTGGCGATCTGCACGGCAACGTAAAACAGGTGCTGGTAGAGTACCTGGCTGCCGGGATTGATCCAGAGCAAGCTACCATTTACATCCAGAGCGATGTAACCGAAATTGCTGAGCTATACCTGTACCTTAACATGAACGCCTATCTGGGCGAGCTGGAACGTGCTACCTCTTTTAAAGACAAAGTGCGCGCCAATCCGGATAACGTTAACGCCGGCCTGCTTACCTACCCGGTACTGATGGCTGCAGATATCATTATCCATAAAGCTACCAAAGTGCCTGTGGGTAAAGATCAGGAACAACACCTGGAAATGGCCCGCACTTTTGGCAACCGTTTTAACCGTTTATACAATAACGAATACTTCCCTGAGCCTTATGCCTTTAGCTTTGGCGAGAGCCTGGTAAAAATCCCCGGATTGGATGGCAAGGGCAAAATGGGCAAATCTGAAGGCGAGGCCAATGCCGTATACCTGTCAGACCCACCTGAAGTGATTCGCAAAAAAGTAATGCGTGCCGTTACCGATGGCGGCCCGACCATAGAGAACCAGGAAAAACCGGTTGAAATTCAGAACCTGTTTGACCTGATGAAAGTAGTATCAACCCAGGATACGCACGACCATTTTAACGATCTGTACAACAAAATGCAGATCCGTTACGGTGATCTGAAAAAGCAACTGGCCGAAGATATGATCATCGCTACCACTCCTATCCGCGACCGTATTAACGATATAGCTGCCGATACTGAGTACCTGCGCCGTGTAGCCCGTCAGGGTGCTGATAAGGCCCGTGAGAGCGCCCGCAGAACAATTAATGATGTGCGGGAGATTATTGGGTTTAGGAAATTCTAA
- a CDS encoding rhamnogalacturonan acetylesterase, with protein sequence MKKYCYLLLCLVALCSSFVIYHEQRKPTIFLIGDSTVRHGSHGNGDEDGRWGWGSFLHNLFDTTKVTIENRALGGTSSRSYVATGLWEKTLARIKPGDFVIMQFGHNDNGKNTVKGNGDDTIHAINPKTNEMEVIHSFGWNMRKYMEETKAKGATPIVCSLVPRNRWTNGKVNRDDHAHGEWARLAAEQEGVAFIDLNTMIADHYDQLGQDKVLGTYFTSKDPVHTIEAGAKMSAYFVVEGLKKLKNDPLKKYILKKPADMSTWQYAPSKDYRTLPVGQ encoded by the coding sequence ATGAAAAAGTATTGCTACCTGTTACTGTGCCTTGTGGCGCTGTGCTCTTCGTTTGTTATCTATCATGAACAGCGTAAACCCACCATTTTTTTAATAGGCGATTCTACAGTGAGGCATGGCTCGCATGGCAATGGCGATGAGGACGGCCGCTGGGGCTGGGGCAGTTTTCTGCACAATTTGTTTGATACGACAAAAGTGACGATAGAGAACCGTGCGCTGGGCGGTACCAGCAGTCGCAGTTATGTAGCTACCGGCTTGTGGGAGAAAACGCTGGCGCGCATTAAGCCCGGCGATTTTGTGATTATGCAATTTGGCCACAATGATAACGGCAAGAACACCGTGAAAGGCAACGGTGATGATACTATTCATGCCATCAACCCAAAGACTAATGAGATGGAGGTGATCCACTCTTTCGGTTGGAACATGCGTAAGTATATGGAAGAAACTAAAGCCAAAGGCGCAACACCGATTGTCTGCTCGCTGGTACCCCGCAATCGTTGGACAAACGGCAAAGTAAACCGCGACGATCATGCCCACGGCGAATGGGCCCGCCTGGCTGCTGAACAGGAGGGCGTTGCCTTTATAGACTTGAACACCATGATTGCCGATCATTATGATCAGTTGGGGCAAGACAAAGTTTTGGGGACTTATTTTACCAGTAAAGACCCTGTGCACACCATTGAAGCAGGTGCCAAGATGAGCGCATATTTTGTGGTTGAAGGATTGAAAAAGCTGAAGAATGATCCACTCAAAAAATACATCCTGAAAAAGCCTGCTGATATGAGCACCTGGCAATATGCGCCAAGTAAAGATTATCGTACGCTGCCGGTAGGTCAATAA